The Candidatus Krumholzibacteriia bacterium DNA window TTCATGGTCGGATTCGTGGGCGTCTCCAGGTAGAGCAGATCACAGCCCTGCTCGACCGCCGCCTCGAGGATCTCGTGGTCCTCGGTTGGACAGAGTTCGACCTCGACCCCGTAGCGCGGGAGGAACTCGAGGAAGATCCGGCTGGTCCCGCCGTAGGTGTCGCGGATGCTGACCACGCGCCGACCGGGCTCGAGGAGAGCGAACAGGGTGTTGCTCACCGCCGCCATGCCGGTGGCGAAGCTCGTGGCGGCCTCGGCGCCCTCGAGCTGTCGCATCTTCTCCTCGAACACCTCCACGGTGGGATTGGTGTTGCGGCTGTAGATGTGCCCGGGCGCCCGTCCGGCTCCGACCTCCATCCACTCGTCGAGATCATCGAACCCGAAGGTGACGCTGTGCACCACGGGCACCTGGGTCGCACCCTGCCAACCGAGTCCTTCCTCGCCGCTCCAGACCGCGCGCGTTCCCGGCCCGATGTTCTTCTCGCGTTCCGCCATGACCTGGTCCTTCTCGAAATGGTTGCGTATGTCGCGGGGAGGGTACCGCGCCTCATGCGTCTCGCCGCCCGCCGTGCTCGAGGACGATCCGCCGCAGGATGCCGGCGAGGTGGACCACCGAGTCCACGTCGACCCACTCCTCCTCGGTGTGCAGACCGCCCCCGGTCGGTCCGAGGATCACCGCCTCCGTCCCGACCTCGCCGAGCAGTCCCGAGTCCTCCCACCAGCCGTGGTGCTGCCGACGTCCCGGTCGGCCCGTGACCTCCTCCACGGCGGCGAGGGCGGTCCGGACCAGGGGGGCGTGGGGATCGATCTCGTAGGGAGGGCGCCAGAGCACCGGCTCGATGGTGGCCTCGAGCTCCACCACCCGCTCGCGGGCGCGGTCCAGGGCCGTCTGCAGATCCGCGTGGACCTCGTCCCGGGTCTGCCCCGGAATCGAGCGACACTCCACGTCCGCGTGACAGGCATCGGCGTAGACGAAGAGGTGCCGCCCGCCGGTGAGCACGGGAACGTGCAGCGAGGCCGGCCCCAGGGCCGGATGGACCTGCGCGGTCGACCACTCCCGCCGCAGCCGATCCAGTTCGACGAGCACCTGACCCATGTGGAGGTTGGCGTCGACGCCGAGATCGGGACGCCCCCCGTGGGCCATCCTCCCCCGGGTGCCGACCCGGAAGATCCCGAAGCCCCGGTGGCCGATCACCACGTCCAGATCGCTCGGTTCGATCACGATCGCCGCGTCGGTGCGTACGGTCTCCAGGAGGGCGGCCGAGCCGATGCTCTCGTGCTCCTCGTCGGCGACGAAGGCGAGCACGAGATCGCCGTCCAGCCGCAGGTCCTCCTCCGCGACCGACTGGGCCACGGCCAGGACGGCGGCCATGCCGCCCTTGGTGTCCTGGGCGCCCCGGCCGAACACCTTCCCGTCGCGATG harbors:
- a CDS encoding M20/M25/M40 family metallo-hydrolase yields the protein MSIDRDALVSLLQSLVRIDSRNPGLDPDGPGELEIARFVSGLLDSWGWDAELHDLGACRANVVARRPGAGGGPSLMINVHLDTVGVGGMAAPFSGDHRDGKVFGRGAQDTKGGMAAVLAVAQSVAEEDLRLDGDLVLAFVADEEHESIGSAALLETVRTDAAIVIEPSDLDVVIGHRGFGIFRVGTRGRMAHGGRPDLGVDANLHMGQVLVELDRLRREWSTAQVHPALGPASLHVPVLTGGRHLFVYADACHADVECRSIPGQTRDEVHADLQTALDRARERVVELEATIEPVLWRPPYEIDPHAPLVRTALAAVEEVTGRPGRRQHHGWWEDSGLLGEVGTEAVILGPTGGGLHTEEEWVDVDSVVHLAGILRRIVLEHGGRRDA